ATTTCGAATTCAATTTTCTTTACAGCCTCTTCTTTAGAAAAATACGGGTCTGTTGGCCCTTTTACATAATGAGCAATGCCTAAATAATGTTCGAACATTCTGCCCGATCTTCCAACTAAATTGTAAAAATCAAACGCATCAAAACTACCCTCTGAAGTTCTAGATGGTTTAGATATAATTATATGCTTTGCAGAGGTATTAACTCCTTCAAGTAATGTTGAAGTACATAATAATCTACTATATTTTAAATCCTTTCTATCATATAAATCCAATTGATAAATTCTAATTCCTAACGGTAGTTGACCATTATGAACTAAGAATCCTTTCTCCATTGCTTTTACTAAATACCAATCTTCATGAATTTCATCCTTAAGCCATTCAATAAATTCACTAACCTCAGTCTCTTCCTCATGGATATTTTCAAAATTCGACAGATGTTTTTTAACGAATGAATAGATTTGTGTTACTGCCGGAAAGTAAATCATCGTCTTTTCATCCAGTGACAGCTTTTCCAAAATATCAATCACTGTGGAATTACGATCTTTTTCGTCGATGATGTCATAGGTTTTTATTTTATTTACAACCGGAGAAAATTCACTTCTTTGAAATACTGGCGTCTTCTGAAGAACATCTATATTTTGAATCCCGCTAATAAAGGGAGCTAGAAGCAAGTGTTTTTGAGCAATTTTGACCAAATGGTAATAAGCCAAATTTAATATCAGCACTCGATCATCAAGTGCATTTCTCTTTAACTTGTACACTTCATCAATAACTAAGAAGTCTATTTTTTCAAGTATTGAAAAGTTGGCATTTTCAATAGCTCTATCGTGGGTGAGGATAAATAAATTATTTTGGTCAAAGTTATAAACCTGATCTTCGTGTAGAGACAGGTACACCTTATATCTACTAAAAATTGATTGATACTTTTTAATAATCTTTTTATTATACTCGTCAACAAGTGCTAGTGTAGGAACAATTAATACAACGTTCTGTGGCTTCTCTCTAGCAATGTATTCAAAAACAACAAATGTTTTCCCAAAACTTGTGGGTGCACTGAAAATCACACCATCAT
This genomic stretch from Brevibacillus sp. DP1.3A harbors:
- a CDS encoding DEAD/DEAH box helicase, encoding MRLQTVRENTILEIEESENKTRKVQQIADKLYSLGLTMYSKNYSFDSIFYNSFATSYLDDNISLHPEQMNIINELKRNDGVIFSAPTSFGKTFVVFEYIAREKPQNVVLIVPTLALVDEYNKKIIKKYQSIFSRYKVYLSLHEDQVYNFDQNNLFILTHDRAIENANFSILEKIDFLVIDEVYKLKRNALDDRVLILNLAYYHLVKIAQKHLLLAPFISGIQNIDVLQKTPVFQRSEFSPVVNKIKTYDIIDEKDRNSTVIDILEKLSLDEKTMIYFPAVTQIYSFVKKHLSNFENIHEEETEVSEFIEWLKDEIHEDWYLVKAMEKGFLVHNGQLPLGIRIYQLDLYDRKDLKYSRLLCTSTLLEGVNTSAKHIIISKPSRTSEGSFDAFDFYNLVGRSGRMFEHYLGIAHYVKGPTDPYFSKEEAVKKIEFEITEDSEDINIQTDNIEHELEYLNFLKKLGITHQEYKENIGAKYRFRTILRLYNNYCSKKDELLSELELIFLEEKRGRPNLIRILYFIFEGRNNKLETRIINQLLNKKRLKIKKIINDTFETSTIKDIDHIITTTLRLKSSYIEHNFYSKLLIVMYFMKCEKVEPRFIDIIEQKVKSSIDYLYFTESKAKKMLKDLGFYERDIDFILKVIGDRFTDTFSLKNLLIRNKYKFGNKLTYLSKYIINSLS